A region of Micromonospora chokoriensis DNA encodes the following proteins:
- a CDS encoding protein-tyrosine phosphatase family protein, with product MTDAQSWSEQPGVLVLPSGVAVRGRRVAAESSPADFAVLLAPGPVPAWPHRRIRWPDFWIPLDRADALDALREALRRAHDGERVEVACRGGVGRTGTALAALAILDGLPVERAVPWVRAGYHPKAVETPWQRRWLRRVV from the coding sequence ATGACAGACGCGCAGTCGTGGTCGGAGCAGCCGGGCGTACTCGTACTCCCCAGTGGGGTTGCGGTACGCGGACGCCGTGTCGCCGCGGAGAGCTCGCCTGCCGACTTCGCCGTGCTGTTGGCGCCTGGTCCGGTGCCGGCCTGGCCGCATCGGCGGATCCGGTGGCCCGATTTCTGGATTCCGCTGGATCGTGCCGACGCCCTCGATGCCCTGCGCGAGGCACTGCGGCGGGCGCACGACGGCGAACGCGTCGAGGTGGCCTGCCGGGGTGGGGTGGGCCGCACCGGAACGGCCCTGGCCGCGTTGGCGATCCTCGACGGTCTGCCGGTCGAGCGGGCGGTGCCGTGGGTTCGGGCGGGCTACCACCCGAAGGCGGTGGAGACGCCCTGGCAGCGGCGCTGGCTACGCCGCGTCGTCTGA